CTTattctgtaagaaaaaaaaacctatccggctcgaaggaccaataaAATGGGTCAACTCCGTCGAAATATGTATATCCCGAGGGAATTAAGTAAAACCCTTAAGTCATAGGTTTCACTGACtcaatattcgaatttaacCGGTAATCTAAACCTCTCACCTGCTGATTCGTAAACGTAAATAGAAAGtaacttagtaaataaagtaacttaCCCTGGATATTTTGGGGATGGGTGTGGTAGGTCACGTACCGAAAAATACGCGCGTAAAACAGTGTCGACACTTATCGATCAAATCGGTTTTCGGTCAATGCCAGAATTGCTGCTACTCAATTCACAGCTTAGCACAACCTTCTCCTTTTCTCCCACTCTTTTCGCATACGTATTCAATATAAGGAAAGATGTGTATAGTTCAGGAATATACAAAAGGTGGGAAAAGGAAAAGATGTAAGGCAAATtatgtaaagttaaataagttattagcaaaacgcgtatttttgaatgcataaatattaaatacaagtaaagaattaaattaaagttaaagtatcactaagtattgattaagagaaaattaaaattaataattataattactacaagCATGTGATGACGAAACAGGGTTCGAGCCTGAGGAGCTGGGTTGGTTTAAAACCGGCCCAGGTCGCCGAAGGCCCACGGACCTCATCAGGTTCCTCGTCCCTAAAGAGCAGGAGGCCGTGTTTGAAATtgaaagcatattaaatattaGAGTCCGTGTTGAGCGCTTAAGGACTCACACAATAGAAAACAGGAAGCAAATTGGGCAGTGTCATCGCTGCCAGGAATACGGACATGTCATGAGCAATTGCAACGCAAAGCCGCGTTGCCACAAGTGCAAGGGCGAACACCACTACTCAGATTGTGAAAAAGACAGAGCAACACCGGCAGAATGTTGCAATTGCGGTGGCGATCATCCGGCGAGCTATTGGCGCTGCCCAAAAAATCcaaacataaacaaacaaaaaaacttcGCCGAGACCTTAAGAAAGACCAACACGGAATCTAATACCAGGAGGGCGGAGCCAAAGGAGGTGCACTACAAAATCGCATATTAAACGTCCCGAGTTTTTCAATCAATAACACGAGCCTCTTAAATCTTCTAAGTTTGCCTGAAGGgatgttggaaaaaaaaaatcgacaccCTGATGGCAAAACTGGAAAAACTAAACTCAAACCCGGCGTTTAAACTATTGTTGGGAGCCGAGATCTAAGTCCCCACAGTAtccgtttttttttccttcttggatGCTCAAATCCTAAAACCCATCCGCACTAGCCACAAAACCCCACATAAAACCCAAACCTAACGTCAATAAACCCAAACATCATCCAAAACACCGGTAAAGACTGATACGTTCACTCCTCCGCCCGACCTTTTCTCACCAGCCAAAAGTTCCGTGGTCTGCCTCGCAGGCTTGCGTCCAATAACATCTCACCCAGACCTCATAAATACAAGCAACCAAACCTTAACCCGACCAGTCGGTTCCTATTCTCCGTGCAGTTGGCAGTTTGGCAGTTGTAGCAGTTAGCAGTTGCAGTAGCAGTCAGAAACGGCAAACCACAACCTACCAACCAAAGCGAAATACCAAAAAACAACCAGAAACGGCGGAAAACAGCAATAACTCGCCCCCCATTGTCAGCGGGGGGCCGAACCACCGACGTCAAAGACGCCAGAGCACGATAAATGAAAACCGAGAAGAACTAGAGCGGGGTAAGTCTCTAGCTGGCACTCCTTACCCCGTCCATAAACCTCTCCTTGAACGGAGATACCAAAAAACTCCCTCCCAGTCCTCAAATCCTGCCCCAAACATGGAAGGAAACAGCCCAGTTTTCAGTGCTGAGGTCTATAAAGACATCTGCACTTCACTGGAGTTTCAAATAAAAGACCTGCAATCGagcattgaagaaaaaaatttaaaacataaaacgcTCGAAAGCGAAAACGAgcgacttaaaaataaacttaagaatACTGAGGAAGAGATCGATCTCCTCAAGGATCAAGTCCGCATCTTCAATGCTCAATTGCGGGAAACCAATgataatatggaaaaaattttaaaaataaacgaacagcttgaaaatgaaaataaaaacattgccGAGCAGCTGGGAACGCTGAGGGACCAGCTAAAAGATAATGTAAAAAACACAATTACACGTAAAAGATCCAGAAAAGAGGCAAACATCTCCTCCCCGCGAGAGGAGGAGATGTTGCAATCTGAAGACTCTGAATCTAATACAGACACGGAAGAACCTGGTCCCTCAGCGCGCCCAGATGCTGCAATTAACAGCAATCTGGGTAAACGGGACACAAAACCTCAAAAAAGCCCACTCTTTATGCCCCTCAGTAGTTTATCTATTGCGGGAAAAGGGAGGAGTGCAAAGCCTAGCAACCCAAGAATACCAAAGGTCGTTATCAGAGACACCTCAAACTGGGCTAAAAAATACCAGacaataatggaaaaaaaaattaatattctgaAAGTTCAAAAGGAGAGGCTGGGCTTGGCACTCTTCCCGAAAACAGCGCAAGACCACAGGAATCTGACTGCCCTCCTCAGGGAAAGGGAGATGGAATTCCACTCCTTCTTCCTGGAGGAGGACAGAAAGCTAAACTTAATCCTGAGAGGTTTCGACAGAAACTTTAAACTGGAGGACATAGAGAGTGAGCTGAAACGGATGGGGTTCGAGCCTGAAGAAATGGGCTGGTTTAATACCGGCCCAGGTCGTAAAAGGCAGACGGACCTCATCCGCTTCCTGATCAAAAAAGAGCAGGAAGATATTTATAAAGTGGACAGTATAATGAACATCAGGGTCAAAGTGGAGCGCCTCAAAACGTTCCAAATCAATAATATAAGACAGGTGGGACAGTGCCATCGCTGTCAGGAATTCGGACACGCCGCGAGCAATTGCAACGCGGGGCCGCGTTGTCATAAATACGAAGGAAAGCATCATTACTCAAAATGCGAAAAAGAACGTACAACACCGGCCCGGTGTTGCAATTGCGGCGGCGACCATCCGGCCAGCTATTGGCGCTGTcccaaaaacccaaattttattaaaattaacagaaaataCGCCGATGCGTTAAAAAGAGAGCCCACTTTGGGCCCGGTGTTCAGAGAGACTGAAACGGTTAAAGGTCCCGTCCCAGAGGCTAAACTATTAAAAACACctattcaaaacaatttattaacgCTTTTATCCTTGCCGGAGGACGAAATAAActcaaaaattgataaattaatcTCCAAACTCAATAAATTAACATCTAATCCggcttttaaattattattacaataaaacataacacctttttttttcctttttaaaaaataaacaaaataaacacaCCGGCCAAAAACCGACGAGCTGGGTGGGCGTGTCCTAGACCAGTGAAACCAACCAATCCCAGCCGCCCACCTAGCCTATAAATATAACCTACGTCCCACATCCCAGTCAGTTCAATCCCACGATCCGTGCCATCAAAAGCTAGAGCACCTCGATGCGACCCAGTAAACGAAAGATAGGCGCCTATAAACGAGATAAAAATTCATCACGAAACCGTCAAGAGCGCAAATTGCTAGTCCGGACAATGAGTGGATAACAACAACTCGCAGGCTTGCGTCCAATAACATCTCACCCAGACCTCATAAATACAAGCAACCAAACCTTAACCCGACCAGTCGGTTCCTATTCTCCGGGTGAGTCACAAGTCCAAGCACCTAGATGCGACccagaattataaaaagaagGCGCCTAATCTCGACAAAGGATCTACTTaaaagaccggcaagagcaGTAAAAGCTAGCCCGGATGGACAGTGTATAACATCAAACAGGACTCTACATTTGAAGCGAGAAAGATGTATTGCaggtaaattttcaaaagagagaCTGACTATACTTTTTTGTGTAATTATGGAGggacaaaaagaaaaacctcTAGTGATCGGAAAAACGGCCAAACCAAGGgcattcaaaaatattaatgtgaAAGAATTGCCAGTTACTTATAGGTGGAATAAAAAAGCTTGGATGACCGGTGAACTAATGGCCGAATGGTTAAatcaatttgataaaaaaatgatgcgtgaaaaacgagaaattttattatttctcgaCAATGCATGTTGTCACCCAAAGgatataagattaaaaaatattaaattgattttttgccTCCAAACTGCACTTCTATTGTACAGCCTTTAGAtctgttaaaacattttataggaCAATCAttattgaaaaacttttattagccatAAATACTGCTGATCAGCCCAAGAATTAGCCAGAAAAATACACATCCTAGATGCAATTTACTGTATAAACATTGCATGGGACCAAGTGACAAAGAAAACggtttaaaatagttttattaagtcTGGTATTACACACTCTAATAGTTCAGAAAATAGAGCGGAAAACCTGGAAATCTTGGAAAATGAAGACGACATTCCATTGTCACTTTTAGCTCAAATGTTGAGGAATAAGGATAATTTTGGAATGATAAACAATAATGATATCaacgaattttttaatgtagacaAAGATTTAATATTGGAGCAAATTGATGACCTTCCTCTGGAGGTTTCGAATCAAGAGGAAGTAGTGGTATCATCCGATGAGTCAGAAGAGGAACACGTTGAGGAATTGACTACCTATCAACAGGCTTTTAATATGACGCAACAGTTAAAACGCTTCACTCAGGCTAGGGGTGACCTATCTGCTCTAGATTTACTATCTAAGCTTGATCTTCATTTCCAAGATACTTTGCTCAACAAAAAAATCGACAAACGTCTTCGAtcgaatattttaaacataaacaatgaTCTTAATTTGTACATGTgttccaaaatattttcatattatttcttacaaaaatctttatacGTATGTATGTACTAGTTTAGTTGATTTTCGGTTTGTTATTtcataagtttttgttttggtttgttttttaagtttattttttttgcataattataattattttgtaaccctaattgtcattaaataattaatattaaccttgtttaaaaaaataacatgctGTTTAATTTTGCTCTTTCCTTGGACGGACACCTCCGTTGAGCGGACACTTTTTGAAGGTCCCATGAGTGTCCGCTCAAGAGAGGTTTCAATGCATGTCTTTCATCGAAGTATGTTTTAGAGTATTAGTTATGTGCCTTTATGTATATATGTAATGTGCAGCATTATATATTAAGGGTGAACAAGGCCAGGACTTATAAATGAGGAAACGAGAACAAAAAATACACAtgtttatttactaataaaaaaaaatttattcaaataaaaattacatcataTGGACAACAATAATTATTCGACAAAATAaacatatgtatttaaaaaaatgctggacagtttaataaattaagttattcCTAGTTTAAGCCTTATTCATTAATGTTATTTAACCACAACCAATACTAATAATACTAAAACATGTTGATCACAATTTATTGCGAAAAATTGACACAAAATGAGATTCAAACGTTTGATTCGTCGGCCATCACCATTAAAACCGCTAAAAAGTTGATAAAGCTTATAGTCGGCCCCACCGAAACTTTCGAGTTTCCACTTCTTCCTATGGGAagtgatataaataaaaaaattgtgtttttgagCTCAACAACCTTTTTCTACCTAACCTAGACAAATATTCCTATAAGTTTAATGATATAATATTGATTCGAGTCCTTAAAAAGGGGAAACTAGCGTAACTCTTATTGCCCCCAGTACCAACGGTCGCCGGCGCTACTTTCTCtgttataaaagaaattgttaCCTTTTAAACTTTGGGCGGCCAAAGTGAAGTTTTGTATTGTCGTTTTTCCCGGTTCCACTGTCACCGTAACAACTTCTGAAGggtaaaaactgaaatatgAAATAAACGAGTTTTTATCCATAGAACTGGGGTTCAAATCAAGTTATTCTGGTGTCAAGCTAAAATTGTTCCTTACCCAAAAGCATTGGCATACATCTCATATTTCCCTGGCAATAAAAGCCTCCAATATTCGCCCCTATTAGATGTGGTAATGTTGTGATTAATCCCTTTTACGACCACATCGGCGTCCAGCACTGGCTCCCCGGTTTCGCTCCTAACCAAACCTGTAAAAcccgaaaatatttatatttgcattaaaaattttcGTAAGAAAACAAACCTTTTACGCCCCAGTGTGTTGCTTCCATAAAACTTAACAAGGACTCCTTATTATTATGCCATTCTTCAGGCAGCTTCTCTGCAGGAGGATATTTACAACAGCTCAGTTCGAAAGTTACTTCGAAACAGTTTGATTTTAGGTAGTTAAAGTCTTGCATGCCTCCTAAAAGAGAATATCCAtgaaaatttatgtttaaattttggTGGCAGAATATGGCAGAAAGCTAGAGAGATTGGAtacgtaaaaattaattttgaatttgagcAAAACTAATTATATTTCATATTGCCGTTCTCGAATTACTCGGCCCCACGGTCTCCACTCGATCTCAGTTCTTACATCCCGCATCAGCTCATTGCAATTTTTTGTGCGTCCGGTGTGCTTGTGGTTCGCGtgtgcttttaaaaaatgaatccACGACAAGATAAAAAACGTAAACTCAAACAGCTTTTAGAGGATCTTCTAAAAAGTGGAAGTGAGTATATTTCATCTTATCTTTTCTTTTCAGATTACAGGTTTTGGAACATACTAATGTAATATTAGGATTCGGTATTAGGATTCGGTGAGATGGCGCTGATAGAGTAGCGTACCCGCAAAGCACTGGCCgtgaattttttacaaaatttgtcaGTTTGTGGTAATAAATACAAGGGTTCTACATGTTCTGTGAATGACTAATGTTGAGCAGCAGTGAGTGCTATTACAGTTTGCTCCAATAGTGCCATAATAACATAGAAAAAGCAATTTAAACTAAAAGTAATAAACGTCCTAAACTGACATCTGTCAAGATGGTGTTCAAGAAGGCGGAACTGGATCAACTAAGGTGTTtaattacagaaatattaaacGAGAAGCTTAGCGACGATTTTCGAAAGACTATCTCTCGAACGGTCGTTGAAACTGTTCGAGATATGtttaatgacaaatttaaagaaattaaggaaaatatttctacccttaatgacgaagtctccaaaataaaaaaagaaaacaatcgcCTGCGCAAGGCACTCGATGACCAGGAACAGTTTTCTCGCAATAAAAACATCCGAATATTTGGACTTCAGTACACAGAAGGCGAAAATATTAACACGCAAGTTTCtaatttctttaccaaaaaaatgaatataaacattGCTCCGTCCGACATAAAAAATTCCTACGGAGTTTTTGCCAAAAATCGATCGCGAGAGGATCAGCCGCCGGCAGTACTAGTCTCATTCCGCGATATTAACAAACGGCTGCAAATCTTAAAACAgcgaaaatgtttaaaaaactcGGGAGTTGTAGTGAAAGAAGATTTAACTAAGGCAAGACTGACACTTCTAAGTGCGGCAGTTTCTAAGTTTGGGGACAAAAGTGCATGGTGTCATTTTGGAGTTGTGTATGTGAAGGCTGGTGGTGAAGTACATAGGGCTGATGACGAAGGAGACCTAATAACAATAAGTGAACAATGCAAGTAGGtgacttttatgttttattcatatattatatcttttttttatttttatgtttttttttctattgggtTCATTCGCAGAAGTAGTTAATACCtgagttttgtaaatttttattgataatggtAGCATTACGTATTATGCTTAGCTGATAGCAGTTAAGTAAGTTGATATAAATTAACCATAAACAGggttttattaagtaaataagttttattattctaccttcgtttgttatttcaaaaaaaattcaccTATTGATTTATCTGTCATTTATTGCTCTATTACTAAACCCTTaggatttttttctcattttgtaatgttagcaaataacaaaatttttcttctttttttctgttactacaaacttatttttgtatttaactaaataaacataaatttaatgttttatataaaagccttcattaaaataactacaattgtgaaaaatataaatttggctAGAAATTATTTGGATATTGTTTAGTTTAATGTGATTGGTCAGTGTTTGGTTTTGATGCACTTAAGTAGGATTATCGTTTACTACACTACAGTggttttagattatttttttctcctaGGAGgcttttctttgttttaatattatatatccCATCCGATCCTTTTCTTACCACTCCcttataacttatattataatttgttgaatTTATGTTGTGTGCTCATGTTAATGTCAGATCACTTCTTAATAACTTTGATATTCTTAAGAATCATGTGGCGGGCCAGGACTACGGTGTTATTGGCATAACGGAGAGCTGGTTGTTTCAGGGCATTGACGATCAGGCTACTTTCATTGAAAAATACAACTTTGAAAGGCAAGATCGATACACTAGAGGTGGTGGGGTTGGTTTATATATCCACAACACATTAAATTACTCAATTATATATCGCGAGTGTGCTGATGCAATCGAGCATTTATGGGTTAAAGTAAAGATTGAGAATGAAATAATTATAGTTGGAGTTATTTATAGGCCGCCAAGGGGAAATTATAGTGAATTTTTGTCAATGTTTGAGGAcactttaataaatcttaacacattatgtgataaaattttatgttttgggGACTTTAACGTAGACATGCTTAAGTTGGAGTCGAGTAGGGTTGATGACTTAAATGGGATTCTTGATACTTTTGATTTAAAACAGTATATTTCTGAACCAACGAGAGTCTCTAATGGTTCGTTAACTCTCCTCGATCTAATATGCTGTAATTCGGATAATTTAGTTGACTctggtattataaatatacatatatcggatcattttttaacatactgtaatctacaactaaataaattaaataaggaaaacaaTATGTTTTCTTACAGACCTTTGACACGAAttaactttgataattttcagaTTGATCTAGAAGGTGCACCCTGGCATCAAATTTATGATACTGAAGATATTGATGAAAAGGTGTCTATACTTACTAATCATATGCTTAATATACTAGATATTCACGCACCTCTTACtgttaaaacttgtaaaaatagacCTTACTGTCCATGGAttactgataatataaaaataatgaagcaacACAGAAATCGGGCTTTAATGCGCTTtcgaaaaacaagaaatttggaacattgGAACTATTATAAGCAGATAAGAAATTTTACCACCACCGCCGTACGTAAtgaaaaaaaggcttatttaaataacaaatttcaaaactgCACTACTCAAGACAAATGGAAGGAGCTTTATAAactgaatataataaattacaaatctaGACAAATTcccgaacatctaaaaaaagtcGATGAACTTAACGACTGGTTCAGTCATTTAACTTCTAATATTACTCCTCCGACAAAAGAAACCTTCAATTTCTATAAATCTAATCAGAAGTTTccaccattattttcttttacaccagtggatgaaaatttagt
The sequence above is a segment of the Anthonomus grandis grandis unplaced genomic scaffold, icAntGran1.3 ctg00000985.1, whole genome shotgun sequence genome. Coding sequences within it:
- the LOC126749973 gene encoding carboxypeptidase N catalytic chain-like — encoded protein: MRDVRTEIEWRPWGRLSAIFCHQNLNINFHGYSLLGGMQDFNYLKSNCFEVTFELSCCKYPPAEKLPEEWHNNKESLLSFMEATHWGVKGLVRSETGEPVLDADVVVKGINHNITTSNRGEYWRLLLPGKYEMYANAFGFYPSEVVTVTVEPGKTTIQNFTLAAQSLKGRSGNSKVSVGPTISFINFLAVLMVMADESNV